CTATCACTCTGACAGTTTCCTCGCTTAATGGGGGAACCTTGAACCCAGCCTCGGATAGGAGGTCGCTTATCGTAACGCTTGCTCCGCCACTAATGGACACGCTGCCAACCCTGTTCCCCCTCAACGGTGGAAGGAACGAGAATGTGAGCGCTGTGTCAACAAGCTCTTCAAGCGTCTTAACTTCGACAACACCCGTCTGCCTGAAAACCGCGCTCCATATCCTGTAGCTCCCAGCTAGAGACCCTGTGTGAGAGGCGCATGCCCGTGCCCCGTCCTCACTCCTCCCTCCTTTCCACACTACCAGAGGCTTCTTTAAGGAGACTTCTAGGAAAGCTTCTGCAAGCCTCTCAGCGCTCTTAACTCCCTCAATGTAGGCAGTCACAACACGCGTCTCCTCGTCATCCTTAAAGTACGACAGCAGTTCTTCAAGCCCTATATCGCAAGCGTTGCCGTAGCTCACAACCTTGCTAAACCTCAACCCCCTAGTATAGCCGTAAAGTATCACAAGGTTAGCCAAGCCTCCACTTTGGCTCACGAAGGCGACGTCTCCGGGTTCAAGGGGGAGGTTTATCCTCCAGGCGAGACCCACCCTGGGGTTGTAAAGGCCGAGGCAGTTCGGTCCAAGCACACGCGTGCGGGTCCCTTTAATGGTCTCCTTAATCTTTTCCTCCAGTTCTATGCCCTCCCTGCGCCCCGTTTCGCTGAAACCCGCCGTGAATATGGCGACGAGTTTTGCTCCTTTCTCGACGCAGTCCTTAACTATCTCTGGAACCGTGTGCGCCGGGGTTTCTATGAAGACGTAGTCGACTTTGTCCGGGATATCCGTCACTCGGGGGTAGACCTTTAACCCCAACTCCGGTATCTCGCTCCTACTGGGATTAACCACGTACACTCTTCCCTTGAACCTTAGGAAAGACCTAAGGAAGAAATAGCCTCTTTTGCTTGAAGCCCCAACGTCAACTACTGTTTCAGGGTTAAAGGCTTCGTCTAACTCGCTCTTCAAGTTGCATAGCCTCCGACCGGAAGTCCATTGCAAAAATTCACTTGCCCGCCTGTAAGTCCGGGCGGGTTATGAACACTATCCTCTCACCTTTGTTTTTTAAGTTTTCCCTTTTTCGTTTCAAAGAGCATTACGGTAGGAGAAAAATAAATAACGCTTCCTTCCCTATTTTCTTTTTGCTAAAATGGGGGTCGAGTGCCTTGGAGGAGCCTAGTTCTGAGGACAGCAGTTTTAGCAGCGGGCTCCTTCCCGTTTTAGCTGAAATAAAGAGGCGTCTCGAAAACGTCTGTAGGGATAAGATCGTCGACATAATACCATTCGGGATCGAACGGTCTAAGAACCTAGAAGGCGTTGACGCGGCAATAGTGTTGAAAGAGGAAGAAGAACTTAACAATAGTGCGAAGAGGATAAGCAAGGTTCTAGAAGAGGTTCTTAAAGAGAAGAAGATAAGGGTGCGCTTCATATCACAGGAGAAGCTCGAAAAAACCATGTGGCCCCTGTACATTCAGAGGAAGTCTGTTAGGAGGGCGCAGTGACCCCGCCAGCTCGGGGTGTTAATCATCCAGTGTCCTCCTGGGGGAGGGGTTCGTTTCTGGGCGTTAGTCGTGAAATGCTGGCTAAGCTCGTAGACATACCTGTGAGTAAG
This window of the Candidatus Jordarchaeales archaeon genome carries:
- a CDS encoding CoA-binding protein, giving the protein MKSELDEAFNPETVVDVGASSKRGYFFLRSFLRFKGRVYVVNPSRSEIPELGLKVYPRVTDIPDKVDYVFIETPAHTVPEIVKDCVEKGAKLVAIFTAGFSETGRREGIELEEKIKETIKGTRTRVLGPNCLGLYNPRVGLAWRINLPLEPGDVAFVSQSGGLANLVILYGYTRGLRFSKVVSYGNACDIGLEELLSYFKDDEETRVVTAYIEGVKSAERLAEAFLEVSLKKPLVVWKGGRSEDGARACASHTGSLAGSYRIWSAVFRQTGVVEVKTLEELVDTALTFSFLPPLRGNRVGSVSISGGASVTISDLLSEAGFKVPPLSEETVRVIEEEVRRVYPEGISATNPVDVSGAYYNPVVVSTVIDAIASDPNIDLIVFDLPVMYLAYNWRQSDAFKGEFTDALVSSGKKAIKEGKPFAVVLSPIGDEALWVKLRDILAKERIPVYPDMRRLCDALRNAKTYYDFLARRKAAHREGEEEIPLIKAS